One stretch of Aeromicrobium fastidiosum DNA includes these proteins:
- a CDS encoding acetyl-CoA C-acetyltransferase, with product MADTTPAKKAPAKKAAAPTTADAGSAQEVRRVAVIGGNRIPFARSNTVYTNVSNQEMLTAALDGLVDRFGLEGERVGEFAAGAVLKHSRDFNLARETVLGSKLSPDTPAFDVQQACDTGIQAAILVANKIALGKIETGVAGGSDTTSDAPLAIGDKLRKILLEANRAKDNKGRVKALAKIRPAFLAPDQPRNAEPRTGLSMGDSQAITTKEWGITREAQDELTVASHQNLAASYDEGWQDDLVTPFQGVTKDNNLRADSSLEKLAKLKPVFGKSFGEEATMTAANSTPLSDGASVVLLASEDEAKKRGWTPEAYFVDYETAAVDYVSGAEGLLMAPVYAVPRMLARQGLTLQDFDFYEIHEAFAGQVLTTLAAWEDPAFCKEKLGLDVPLGSIDRSKLNVKGSSLAAAHPFAATGGRIVANLAKLLHEKGSGRGLISICAAGGQGVVAILEA from the coding sequence ATGGCGGACACGACCCCCGCGAAGAAGGCCCCCGCCAAGAAGGCGGCCGCGCCCACGACAGCCGATGCCGGCTCGGCCCAGGAGGTGCGCCGCGTCGCGGTCATCGGCGGCAACCGCATCCCGTTCGCGCGGTCCAACACCGTCTACACCAACGTCTCCAACCAGGAGATGCTGACGGCCGCGCTCGACGGTCTCGTCGACCGCTTCGGCCTCGAGGGCGAGCGGGTCGGCGAGTTCGCCGCCGGTGCCGTCCTCAAGCACAGCCGCGACTTCAACCTGGCTCGCGAGACGGTTCTGGGCTCCAAGCTCTCGCCCGACACCCCGGCCTTCGACGTGCAGCAGGCCTGCGATACCGGCATCCAGGCCGCGATCCTCGTCGCCAACAAGATCGCGCTCGGCAAGATCGAGACCGGCGTCGCCGGCGGCTCCGACACGACGTCCGACGCCCCGCTCGCGATCGGCGACAAGCTGCGCAAGATCCTGCTCGAGGCCAACCGCGCCAAGGACAACAAGGGACGTGTCAAGGCCCTCGCCAAGATCCGGCCCGCCTTCCTGGCCCCCGACCAGCCCCGCAACGCCGAGCCCCGCACGGGCCTGTCGATGGGCGACAGCCAGGCCATCACGACCAAGGAGTGGGGCATCACCCGCGAGGCGCAGGACGAGCTGACCGTCGCGTCGCACCAGAACCTCGCCGCCTCGTACGACGAGGGCTGGCAGGACGACCTCGTCACGCCGTTCCAGGGCGTCACGAAGGACAACAACCTGCGGGCCGACTCGAGCCTCGAGAAGCTCGCCAAGCTCAAGCCGGTCTTCGGCAAGTCGTTCGGCGAGGAGGCAACCATGACGGCCGCGAACTCGACGCCACTGTCCGACGGTGCGTCCGTCGTGCTGCTGGCGTCCGAGGACGAGGCGAAGAAGCGCGGCTGGACGCCGGAGGCCTACTTCGTCGACTACGAGACCGCCGCCGTCGACTACGTGTCGGGTGCCGAGGGCCTGTTGATGGCGCCCGTCTACGCCGTCCCGCGCATGCTCGCCCGTCAGGGCCTGACGCTGCAGGACTTCGACTTCTACGAGATCCACGAAGCGTTCGCCGGCCAGGTGCTGACGACGCTCGCGGCATGGGAGGATCCCGCGTTCTGCAAGGAGAAGCTCGGCCTCGACGTCCCCCTCGGCTCGATCGACCGCAGCAAGCTCAACGTCAAGGGATCGTCGCTCGCCGCGGCGCACCCCTTCGCCGCGACCGGCGGCCGCATCGTCGCCAACTTGGCCAAGCTGCTGCACGAGAAGGGCTCGGGCCGCGGCCTGATCTCGATCTGCGCGGCCGGCGGCCAGGGCGTCGTCGCGATCCTCGAGGCCTGA
- a CDS encoding 3-oxoacyl-ACP reductase: protein MTDRYQSLAHNPIGKFIVTNLGLPNPPVLERWTEGAPLVKGTVLIGAAPQSTIGTTLNATLKSSGIEAVGVRADGKKYKALVFDATGISDTAGLAAMQQFFTPALRSLAGSGRLVVIGALPEQAETETAAIAQRALEGFVRSAGKEVGGNGSTANLVYVGTGSEGALASTLEFLLSPKSAFVSGQVIRLGLTELVSPDTVADPTKPLAGKVALITGASRGLGAAMARTLHRDGAAIVGLDVPALKDELDVVMAELGGTSIAEDITAPEAPQVIAQALKDAHGGVDIVVHNAGITRDKRLKNMKTENWNLVIDISVGAPQRITAELLDQKLLRKGGRVIGISSIAGIAGNNGQTSYGTAKAGVIGFVGDLSKRVARDGITVNAIAPGFIETDMVKTMPLGIREAGRRLSSLSQGGLPIDVAEAIAWYAHPGSSAISGNVVRVCGQALIGA from the coding sequence ATGACTGATCGCTACCAGTCGCTCGCGCACAACCCGATCGGCAAGTTCATCGTCACGAACCTGGGTCTGCCCAACCCGCCCGTCCTGGAGCGCTGGACCGAGGGTGCTCCCCTGGTCAAGGGCACCGTCCTGATCGGCGCGGCTCCGCAGAGCACGATCGGCACGACGCTCAACGCGACGCTGAAGTCGAGCGGCATCGAGGCCGTCGGCGTCCGTGCGGACGGCAAGAAGTACAAGGCGCTGGTGTTCGACGCGACCGGCATCTCCGACACCGCAGGCCTCGCCGCGATGCAGCAGTTCTTCACCCCCGCGCTGCGCAGCCTCGCCGGATCGGGACGTCTCGTCGTCATCGGCGCCCTGCCCGAGCAGGCCGAGACCGAGACCGCCGCGATCGCGCAGCGCGCCCTCGAGGGCTTCGTCCGCTCGGCCGGCAAGGAGGTCGGCGGCAACGGCAGCACGGCCAACCTGGTCTACGTCGGCACCGGCAGCGAGGGCGCCCTGGCGTCGACGCTGGAGTTCCTGCTGTCCCCCAAGTCGGCCTTCGTCTCCGGCCAGGTCATCCGCCTGGGCCTGACCGAGCTGGTCTCCCCCGACACCGTCGCCGACCCCACCAAGCCGCTGGCCGGCAAGGTCGCGCTCATCACGGGTGCCTCGCGCGGCCTCGGTGCCGCCATGGCCCGCACCCTGCACCGTGACGGCGCGGCGATCGTCGGCCTCGACGTGCCCGCCCTCAAGGACGAGCTCGACGTCGTCATGGCCGAGCTCGGTGGCACCTCGATCGCCGAGGACATCACGGCACCCGAGGCGCCCCAGGTCATCGCCCAGGCGCTCAAGGACGCTCACGGCGGCGTCGACATCGTCGTCCACAACGCGGGCATCACGCGCGACAAGCGGCTCAAGAACATGAAGACCGAGAACTGGAACCTGGTCATCGACATCAGCGTCGGTGCCCCCCAGCGCATCACGGCCGAGCTGCTCGACCAGAAGCTGCTGCGCAAGGGCGGCCGTGTCATCGGCATCTCCTCGATCGCCGGCATCGCGGGCAACAACGGCCAGACCAGCTACGGCACCGCCAAGGCCGGCGTCATCGGCTTCGTCGGCGACCTGTCGAAGCGCGTCGCCAGGGACGGCATCACGGTCAACGCGATCGCGCCGGGCTTCATCGAGACCGACATGGTCAAGACCATGCCGCTGGGCATCCGCGAGGCCGGACGCCGGCTCAGCTCGCTGTCGCAGGGCGGACTGCCGATCGACGTCGCCGAGGCCATCGCCTGGTACGCCCACCCCGGGTCGTCCGCGATCTCCGGCAACGTCGTCCGCGTGTGCGGCCAGGCCCTGATCGGTGCCTGA
- a CDS encoding MaoC family dehydratase: MTTRVFTKAPATLPLMLKAALPAIPVVGGLPGVKHAKGSVPDVVLERRGVVTDPRHLDAYNEVCGFPRSDTLPATYPHMAAFGLHMTLMTDTSFPFAPMGLVHLRNSIRQHRPIGVTEVLDVSVRAADLRPHPKGSLIDINTTVSVGDEIVWDETMTLFSRHKGGSPEQTSAPLAGVEVPDGVVHWKLAGDLGRRYAAISGDRNPIHLYPLTAKAFGFPSNIAHGMWTLARGLAAVDNRLPDAFTNVAEFRKPILLPTTVVLGSSVDGDVLTFGVKGARKPVPHLVGQVAPLT; encoded by the coding sequence GTGACCACGCGCGTCTTCACCAAGGCCCCGGCGACCCTGCCGCTGATGCTCAAGGCGGCCCTGCCGGCGATCCCCGTCGTCGGCGGGCTACCGGGCGTCAAGCACGCCAAGGGCTCGGTGCCCGACGTCGTGCTCGAGCGCCGCGGGGTCGTCACGGACCCCCGTCACCTCGACGCCTACAACGAGGTCTGCGGGTTCCCGCGCTCCGACACGCTGCCGGCCACGTACCCGCACATGGCGGCGTTCGGCCTCCACATGACGCTCATGACCGACACGTCGTTCCCGTTCGCGCCCATGGGCCTGGTGCACCTGCGCAACAGCATCAGGCAGCACCGTCCGATCGGCGTGACCGAGGTGCTCGACGTGTCGGTGCGCGCCGCCGACCTGCGTCCCCACCCCAAGGGCTCGCTGATCGACATCAACACGACGGTCTCCGTCGGCGACGAGATCGTGTGGGACGAGACCATGACGCTGTTCTCGCGGCACAAGGGCGGTTCGCCCGAGCAGACCTCGGCCCCCCTGGCCGGCGTCGAGGTGCCCGACGGCGTCGTGCACTGGAAGCTCGCCGGTGACCTCGGTCGCCGGTACGCCGCCATCTCTGGCGACCGCAACCCCATCCACCTCTACCCGTTGACGGCCAAGGCGTTCGGGTTCCCGAGCAACATCGCCCACGGCATGTGGACGCTCGCGCGGGGACTCGCGGCGGTCGACAACAGGCTGCCGGACGCGTTCACGAACGTCGCGGAGTTCCGCAAGCCGATCCTGCTGCCGACCACGGTCGTGCTCGGCTCGTCCGTCGACGGCGACGTGCTGACGTTCGGGGTCAAGGGCGCACGCAAGCCCGTCCCGCACCTGGTCGGACAGGTCGCCCCGCTCACCTGA
- a CDS encoding acyl-CoA thioesterase gives MPASLDEVIGLLDLERLEVGLYRGSQPEASSLKRVFGGQVAAQALMAAQLTVPDDRFVHSLHLYFILGGDPSIPIVYDVENVRDGRSFVTRRVAARQHGEIIFYMTASFQVEEGGWDHQDRMPEVPGPDDATPLLEIVRLRGPEAVAHWEQEWSSFDMRYIGDNRPEDDPQRQLTPAVQRLWFKANGTLPDSRIVHNAAFTYISDLSLLGASLVPHGQFIGSEVVQPASLDHTIWFHRPFRADEWLLYDQTSPSASGARGLSTAHVFTEDGTLVATVAQEGLIRHITPKA, from the coding sequence GTGCCCGCATCTCTTGACGAAGTCATCGGCCTGCTCGACCTCGAACGACTGGAGGTCGGCCTCTACCGCGGCTCCCAGCCCGAGGCGTCGTCGCTCAAGCGGGTCTTCGGCGGGCAGGTCGCCGCGCAGGCCCTGATGGCGGCGCAGCTCACGGTTCCCGACGACCGGTTCGTGCACTCGCTTCACCTGTACTTCATCCTGGGCGGCGATCCGAGCATCCCGATCGTGTACGACGTCGAGAACGTCCGCGACGGCCGGTCGTTCGTGACGAGGCGCGTGGCGGCACGTCAGCACGGCGAGATCATCTTCTACATGACCGCCTCGTTCCAGGTCGAGGAGGGCGGCTGGGACCACCAGGACCGGATGCCCGAGGTGCCGGGCCCCGACGACGCGACGCCGCTGCTCGAGATCGTCCGGCTGCGCGGCCCCGAGGCAGTGGCCCACTGGGAGCAGGAGTGGTCGTCGTTCGACATGCGCTACATCGGCGACAACCGCCCCGAGGACGACCCGCAGCGGCAGCTGACCCCCGCGGTGCAGCGTCTGTGGTTCAAGGCCAACGGCACGCTGCCCGACTCCCGCATCGTCCACAACGCGGCGTTCACGTACATCAGCGATCTCAGCCTGCTCGGGGCGAGCCTCGTGCCGCACGGGCAGTTCATCGGCTCCGAGGTCGTCCAGCCGGCATCGCTCGACCACACGATCTGGTTCCACCGGCCGTTCCGCGCGGACGAGTGGCTGCTCTACGACCAGACGTCGCCGTCGGCATCGGGCGCACGCGGACTCAGCACCGCCCACGTGTTCACCGAGGACGGCACGCTCGTCGCGACGGTGGCCCAGGAGGGCCTGATCCGCCACATCACGCCGAAGGCGTAG
- a CDS encoding PAC2 family protein: protein MKNWRPRRLRDTPSTGDGSGPVLIHALDGFLGAGSAARLAAEQLSSGQGEVVHEFDLDEMFDYRARRPMMAFRENHYADYAEPTLQVVLEHDGNGEPYLLLTGPEPDFLWERFVGEVHEVIEEHDVPLTLGLGAVPMGVPHTRPAMITAHGTRPELVDRQNMWSAQVTVPSSAQSLLEYRLGQWGLDAAGYVVHVPHYLAQIDYPPAALALIDALTDRTGLVIDVERLRARQSDALKEIEEQIEEQGGAGLLSGLEEQYDAFTRGAAQSLLASDEELPSGDELADQFEQFLARQRKNDQG, encoded by the coding sequence GTGAAGAACTGGCGACCACGACGGCTGCGCGACACCCCGTCCACCGGCGACGGCTCCGGACCCGTGCTGATCCATGCGCTCGACGGCTTCCTGGGTGCCGGATCGGCCGCGCGTCTGGCCGCCGAGCAGCTCAGCTCGGGCCAGGGCGAGGTCGTGCACGAGTTCGACCTCGACGAGATGTTCGACTACCGCGCGCGTCGACCCATGATGGCGTTCCGCGAGAATCACTACGCCGACTACGCCGAGCCCACGCTGCAGGTCGTCCTCGAGCACGACGGCAACGGCGAGCCCTACCTGCTGCTCACCGGACCCGAGCCCGACTTCCTGTGGGAGCGGTTCGTCGGCGAGGTGCACGAGGTCATCGAGGAGCACGACGTGCCCCTGACGCTGGGCCTCGGTGCCGTCCCCATGGGCGTCCCGCACACCCGCCCGGCCATGATCACGGCCCACGGCACCCGTCCCGAGCTCGTTGACCGGCAGAACATGTGGTCGGCCCAGGTCACGGTGCCGTCGTCGGCCCAGTCGCTGCTGGAGTACCGCCTGGGCCAGTGGGGGCTCGACGCCGCCGGCTACGTCGTGCACGTGCCCCACTACCTCGCGCAGATCGACTACCCGCCTGCGGCACTCGCGCTGATCGACGCGTTGACCGATCGCACCGGTCTGGTCATCGACGTCGAGCGGCTGCGGGCGCGACAGAGCGATGCGCTCAAGGAGATCGAGGAGCAGATCGAGGAGCAGGGCGGTGCCGGTCTGCTCAGCGGCCTCGAGGAGCAGTACGACGCCTTCACGCGCGGGGCGGCGCAGTCGCTGCTGGCCAGCGACGAGGAGCTCCCGAGCGGCGACGAGCTGGCCGACCAGTTCGAGCAGTTCCTTGCGCGCCAGCGCAAGAACGACCAGGGTTGA
- the dxs gene encoding 1-deoxy-D-xylulose-5-phosphate synthase, with protein MAEHREDTDVSILANLSGPADLRAMDDAQLTELAAEIRELLIATVASNGGHLGPNLGVVELGIAIHRVFDSPSDRIVWDTGHQSYVHKMLTGRAGEFATLRREGGLSGYPSRAESEHDWVENSHASTSLSYADGMAKANHLLGNDDYVVAVIGDGALTGGMAWEALNNIAADSDRRLIAIVNDNGRSYTPTVGGLANRLTEIRTNPRYEPTLSAIKERLTRSRFGGTQAYEALHAIKKGVKDALAPQGMFEDLGLKYIGPVDGHDRASVEHALDRARTFGGPVLVHVLTTKGHGYDIAVANENDQMHQANPFDRATGDALSIAPAGWTSVFRDEIVRIADERPDVVGITAAMLYPVGLDAFADKFPDRVFDVGIAEQHAVTSAAGLAMGGLHPVVAVYATFINRAFDQVLLDVALHRCGVTFVLDRAGVTGDDGASHNGMWDMSLLQIVPRLRIAAPRDGSQLRELLREAVDVDDAPTVVRFAKGPVCEDLPAIERLGTADVLSRDDATDVLLVAVGAFGHLGVEVATLLRAQGLGVTLVDPRWVKPVDPAIVRLAADHTVVVTVEDNGRQGGVGAAIALAVRDAGIDTPVHVHGVEQEFLDHAKRDVILGRLGLTAQAVADDTLAALGRNSANG; from the coding sequence ATGGCCGAACACCGGGAGGACACCGACGTGAGCATCCTCGCGAACCTGTCGGGACCGGCTGACCTCCGCGCCATGGACGACGCGCAGCTGACCGAGCTGGCCGCCGAGATCCGCGAGCTGCTGATCGCGACGGTCGCCTCCAACGGCGGCCACCTCGGCCCCAACCTCGGCGTCGTCGAGCTCGGCATCGCGATCCACCGGGTGTTCGACTCCCCGTCCGACCGCATCGTCTGGGACACCGGCCACCAGTCGTACGTGCACAAGATGCTGACGGGGCGCGCCGGCGAGTTCGCCACGCTGCGCCGTGAGGGCGGGCTGTCGGGCTATCCGAGCCGTGCGGAGTCCGAGCACGACTGGGTCGAGAACTCGCACGCCTCGACGAGCCTGTCGTACGCCGACGGCATGGCCAAGGCCAACCACCTGCTGGGCAACGACGACTACGTCGTCGCGGTCATCGGCGACGGTGCGCTCACGGGCGGCATGGCCTGGGAGGCGCTCAACAACATCGCCGCCGACAGCGACCGCCGCCTCATCGCGATCGTCAACGACAACGGCCGCTCCTACACCCCGACGGTCGGCGGACTGGCGAACCGGCTCACCGAGATCCGCACCAACCCCCGCTACGAGCCGACGCTCAGCGCCATCAAGGAGCGCCTCACCCGCAGCCGGTTCGGCGGTACCCAGGCCTACGAGGCGCTGCACGCCATCAAGAAGGGCGTCAAGGACGCCCTCGCGCCGCAGGGCATGTTCGAGGACCTCGGCCTCAAGTACATCGGCCCCGTCGACGGCCACGACCGCGCATCGGTCGAGCACGCCCTCGATCGCGCTCGCACGTTCGGCGGCCCCGTGCTCGTGCACGTGCTGACAACCAAGGGCCACGGCTACGACATCGCGGTCGCCAACGAGAACGACCAGATGCACCAGGCCAATCCGTTCGACCGCGCGACCGGCGACGCGCTCAGCATCGCCCCGGCCGGCTGGACGTCGGTGTTCCGCGACGAGATCGTCCGCATCGCCGACGAGCGTCCCGACGTCGTGGGCATCACCGCCGCGATGCTCTACCCCGTGGGCCTCGACGCCTTCGCCGACAAGTTCCCCGACCGGGTGTTCGACGTCGGCATCGCCGAGCAGCACGCCGTCACCAGCGCCGCCGGCCTAGCGATGGGCGGGCTCCACCCCGTCGTCGCGGTGTACGCGACGTTCATCAACCGGGCGTTCGACCAGGTGCTGCTCGACGTCGCGCTGCACCGCTGCGGCGTCACGTTCGTGCTCGACCGCGCGGGCGTCACGGGCGACGACGGTGCCAGCCACAACGGCATGTGGGACATGTCGCTCCTGCAGATCGTCCCCCGCCTGCGCATCGCGGCACCCCGTGACGGCTCCCAGCTGCGCGAGCTGCTGCGCGAGGCCGTCGACGTCGACGACGCGCCCACGGTCGTGCGCTTCGCCAAGGGCCCCGTCTGCGAAGACCTGCCGGCGATCGAGCGTCTCGGCACCGCCGACGTCCTGTCGCGCGACGACGCCACAGACGTCCTGCTCGTGGCGGTGGGTGCCTTCGGGCACCTCGGTGTCGAGGTCGCCACGCTGCTGCGCGCGCAGGGGCTCGGCGTCACGCTCGTCGACCCGCGGTGGGTCAAGCCCGTCGACCCGGCCATCGTCCGGCTCGCCGCCGACCACACCGTCGTCGTCACGGTCGAGGACAACGGACGACAGGGCGGCGTCGGTGCCGCGATCGCCCTCGCGGTGCGCGACGCCGGCATCGACACGCCCGTCCACGTCCACGGCGTCGAGCAGGAGTTCCTCGACCACGCCAAACGCGACGTGATCCTGGGCAGGCTGGGCCTCACGGCACAGGCCGTGGCCGACGACACCCTGGCTGCTCTGGGTCGGAATAGCGCGAACGGCTAG
- a CDS encoding SMP-30/gluconolactonase/LRE family protein — MTKPSVDPARWTPPASAPPGRPVPPAGLRVVETSGHGTEDVVVLADGTVVTGVVDGRLLAIDPATGDETVIGDTGGRPLGIEVHPDGGLVVCDAHRGLLHVDDAGAVTVLADSFEGTPFMFCNNAAVGRDGTIWFTDSSIKFGIDHWRGDLIEHRPTGRLFRRDPDGTLTVLLDELAFANGVALAPDESFVVVAETGAYGLRRLWVTGDRAGDWESFGDVLPGFPDNISTGDDGNVWVAIASPRDAALDLLLPRVPLLRRLVWALPQRLQPQPKKLIRVQAYAPDETLVHDVAGDHPGFGMPTGVRQVGDVVWLGSLESSTVAAFDLP; from the coding sequence ATGACCAAGCCGTCCGTCGATCCCGCCCGCTGGACCCCTCCTGCCTCCGCGCCGCCGGGACGACCCGTGCCCCCGGCGGGCCTGCGGGTCGTCGAGACGTCCGGCCACGGGACCGAGGACGTCGTCGTCCTCGCCGACGGTACCGTCGTGACCGGGGTCGTCGACGGCAGGCTGCTCGCGATCGACCCGGCAACGGGTGACGAGACCGTGATCGGCGACACCGGCGGGCGACCGCTCGGCATCGAGGTGCATCCGGACGGCGGACTGGTGGTCTGCGACGCCCACCGCGGTCTGCTGCACGTCGACGACGCCGGTGCCGTCACGGTCCTGGCAGACTCCTTCGAGGGCACGCCTTTCATGTTCTGCAACAACGCCGCGGTCGGCCGCGACGGCACGATCTGGTTCACCGACAGCTCCATCAAGTTCGGCATCGACCACTGGCGCGGCGACCTCATCGAGCACCGCCCGACCGGACGGCTGTTCCGCCGCGACCCCGACGGCACCCTGACGGTGCTGCTCGACGAGCTGGCCTTCGCCAACGGCGTCGCCCTGGCACCCGACGAGTCGTTCGTCGTCGTGGCCGAGACGGGCGCGTACGGGCTGAGGCGGTTGTGGGTGACGGGCGACCGCGCCGGCGACTGGGAGTCGTTCGGCGACGTCCTGCCGGGCTTTCCCGACAACATCTCGACGGGCGACGACGGCAACGTCTGGGTCGCGATCGCGTCGCCGCGCGACGCCGCCCTCGACCTGTTGCTGCCACGTGTGCCGCTGTTGCGCCGGCTGGTGTGGGCGCTGCCCCAGCGCCTGCAGCCCCAGCCGAAGAAGCTCATCCGGGTGCAGGCCTACGCGCCCGACGAGACCCTGGTGCACGACGTCGCGGGGGATCACCCCGGCTTCGGGATGCCCACGGGTGTGCGGCAGGTCGGTGACGTCGTCTGGCTCGGCAGCCTCGAGTCGTCGACGGTCGCCGCGTTCGACCTGCCGTGA
- a CDS encoding flavin reductase family protein has protein sequence MTIHSDHPFVPPEGERDPLRRLRGRLPSPVSVWTTGSGRDRAGLTISSLLVADGDPARVLGLVDADSDFWDEDPSTWVVNVLGADHRFLADAFAGTAPAPGGPFTLGTWSDGEWGPVLDGSVGWLGVRRADTEPRQVGWGLLVEGVVERAEIGPAEAMVHVRGRYRGVSPTS, from the coding sequence GTGACGATCCACAGCGACCACCCGTTCGTCCCGCCCGAGGGCGAGCGCGACCCCCTGCGACGGCTTCGGGGGCGACTGCCGTCGCCGGTGTCGGTGTGGACGACCGGCAGCGGTCGCGATCGCGCGGGACTCACGATCTCGTCCCTGCTGGTGGCCGACGGCGATCCCGCCCGGGTGCTGGGCCTCGTCGACGCCGACTCCGACTTCTGGGACGAGGACCCGTCGACCTGGGTCGTCAACGTCCTCGGCGCGGATCACCGCTTCCTGGCCGATGCCTTCGCCGGCACTGCCCCCGCGCCCGGTGGCCCGTTCACGCTCGGCACGTGGTCCGACGGCGAGTGGGGGCCCGTGCTCGACGGCTCGGTCGGCTGGCTGGGCGTCCGGCGCGCTGACACCGAGCCCCGCCAGGTGGGCTGGGGGCTGCTGGTCGAGGGCGTCGTCGAACGGGCCGAGATCGGACCTGCCGAGGCGATGGTCCACGTGCGCGGACGCTATCGCGGGGTCAGCCCCACGTCCTAG
- a CDS encoding alkaline phosphatase D family protein, with protein MPTTRRDFLTYGAVIGAGAVTPVLATGPADARTHALNLRRDPFTLGVAAGDPDPDGFVIWTRLAVDPLAGDGLGGMPSLRVPVAWQVATDERFRRIVRRGVTRTDRDRGYAVHVEVDDLEPSREYWYRFSVGPFLSRTGRAVTAPPRGVMPSALAMSFVSCAQLEHGLFTAYRRLAEDRPDLVLHLGDYQYEYTAGAYVAPGGNVRDHDGPETTTLEGYRQRHAQYKTDLDLQEAHAATAWAVVFDDHEVDNNWAGDIPEKPAETPGFLARRKAAFRAYYENMPLRRTSVPRGANMQIYRRLHWGRLATFHMLDTRQFRDDQGCGDGYRTDCPAAADPARSITGQAQEEWLIDGFRHSRARWDVLGQQVFFAQRDNDQGPLTTVSMDAWDGYAASRDRITRGWVDAGVRNPVVLTGDVHAHWASELKLDYDDPTGPSVGTELVCSSITSGGNGSDSAATAHPWLAWNPHLKFQNNLRGYVNTTITPDDLTADFRCVDQVRTPGAEAFTRATFVVEDRVPALNLTYDRAPVSTFSRRSAQDVSRETVELETQRP; from the coding sequence ATGCCCACCACGCGACGAGACTTCCTGACCTACGGCGCCGTCATCGGCGCCGGCGCCGTGACCCCGGTGCTCGCCACCGGCCCGGCCGATGCGCGCACTCACGCCCTCAACCTGCGACGCGACCCGTTCACGCTCGGCGTAGCCGCCGGCGATCCCGACCCCGACGGATTCGTGATCTGGACCCGGCTCGCGGTCGACCCGTTGGCCGGCGACGGGTTGGGCGGCATGCCGTCGCTGCGCGTCCCCGTGGCCTGGCAGGTCGCGACCGACGAGCGGTTCCGCAGGATCGTCCGGCGAGGGGTCACCCGCACCGACCGCGACCGTGGGTACGCGGTGCACGTCGAGGTCGACGACCTCGAGCCGTCGCGCGAGTACTGGTACCGCTTCTCGGTCGGCCCCTTCCTGTCGCGCACCGGACGTGCCGTCACGGCCCCGCCCCGCGGAGTGATGCCCTCGGCGCTGGCGATGTCGTTCGTCTCGTGCGCGCAGCTCGAGCACGGCCTGTTCACGGCCTACCGGCGGCTGGCCGAGGACCGGCCCGATCTCGTGCTGCACCTGGGCGACTACCAGTACGAGTACACCGCCGGTGCCTACGTGGCTCCGGGCGGCAACGTGCGCGACCACGACGGCCCCGAGACCACGACGCTCGAGGGCTACCGGCAGCGTCACGCGCAGTACAAGACCGATCTCGACCTGCAGGAGGCGCACGCGGCGACCGCCTGGGCCGTCGTGTTCGACGACCACGAGGTCGACAACAACTGGGCCGGCGACATCCCCGAGAAGCCCGCCGAGACGCCCGGCTTCCTCGCCCGGCGCAAGGCCGCGTTCCGCGCGTACTACGAGAACATGCCGCTGCGCCGGACGTCGGTGCCGCGGGGGGCGAACATGCAGATCTACCGCCGCCTCCACTGGGGCCGGCTCGCGACGTTCCACATGCTCGACACACGGCAGTTCCGCGACGACCAGGGCTGCGGAGACGGCTACCGGACGGACTGCCCGGCCGCCGCCGACCCCGCGCGGTCGATCACGGGCCAGGCGCAGGAGGAGTGGCTGATCGACGGCTTTCGGCACTCGCGGGCGCGGTGGGACGTGCTGGGCCAGCAGGTGTTCTTCGCCCAGCGCGACAACGACCAGGGGCCGCTGACGACCGTGTCGATGGACGCCTGGGACGGCTACGCGGCATCGCGCGACCGCATCACGCGGGGCTGGGTCGACGCCGGGGTGCGCAATCCCGTGGTGCTGACCGGCGACGTGCACGCCCACTGGGCCAGCGAGCTCAAGCTCGACTACGACGACCCGACGGGGCCGTCGGTCGGCACCGAGCTGGTGTGCTCGTCGATCACCTCGGGCGGCAACGGCTCGGACTCGGCTGCCACGGCCCATCCGTGGCTCGCCTGGAACCCACACCTCAAGTTCCAGAACAACCTGCGCGGCTACGTCAACACCACGATCACGCCGGACGACCTCACGGCCGACTTCCGCTGCGTCGACCAGGTGCGCACCCCGGGGGCCGAGGCGTTCACCCGGGCCACGTTCGTCGTCGAGGACCGTGTACCGGCACTCAACCTGACGTACGACCGCGCACCCGTCAGCACGTTCTCCCGCCGGAGCGCCCAGGACGTCTCCCGCGAGACCGTCGAGCTGGAGACTCAGCGGCCGTAG